AAATAAGGAAATTCAGTGGCTATCTTCATTTGGGGATACACTCCTTTTTGGTATACTTTATCTTGGTGGTATTATACCATTAATTACACTATAATAGGAAAAGCTAAGGAAAGGGAGAGGTTTGTGTGGAACGTAAGCAAGTGAGGGTCATTGTGGAGCAAACAATAAACTATATCGATCAGGATTTACAGGAGTCTTTTAAAGTCGATATCATTGGTGAGTATCTCTCTTTAAGAAGTTTCCGCAAGGTAAACTATCACGATAATGAAGGGCTGCCGATAGAAGTCAAATGGCAAGTACATCCGACAGCGGAGACTTATTTAGTTGATATTAAGCAACCTGCCTATGATTTACGCTTCAACCCTGTCTCAATTACGCAAAGCCAATATCAAACGCCTGCCGGACTTTGGTTATTGGATGTTGAAACAAAAGCGATTGAAATACTTGAGGAAGCAAGTAAGCAAGAAATCAATATTTATTATCAAATATCCTTAGGTTCAGAAACACTTGCAGATTATCATTTTCGATTGCTTTTACTGGATTAAATCGGTAAAATATGAAGGAATATCAGGAAGGAAGTGTCGCAATGGAGTTGAAGACATTCGTTGGCGAGAACATTGATGAACTTTCGATGATTGAAGTCGCCTTTGCGATTTTAGAAGAATCAGGAGAAGTATACGAGTTCAATGACTTACTAGCCACAATTCAAGATTATTTAAATATGAGTGAAGCAGAGCTTGAAGCGAGAATGGCTCGTTTCTATACAGATTTAAATATTGACGGTCGCTTTATCTCTCTGGGAGAAAATCGTTGGGGTTTACGAGCTTGGTATGCGATTGATTCAATTGATGAAGAAATTATTAACTCAATTGATGATGATGATTTACCACGTCGTCGCCGTCGTAAGAAGACTCGCAAGCTAAATGCTTTTGATGAAGATATGATTGATTACAATGAAGACGACCCAGAAGATATTGATGATATCTACGATGAAGATTACGACGAAGATGATGAAGAGGACGAAGATGAAGGTCTAGACGGCTTGGACGTTGTCGATATGGATGATATGAATGACGAGGACGATTCAGCGGATGAAGAGTTAACTGTCTATGCGTCTGATTTGGATGAATTAGGCGAAGATGAAGTATCCTTGGATGATGATCTTGAATTCTCAGATGATGACGATGAGGAGTCTGATGAGGATGAGGAAGAAGACGAGGAAGAAGATTTATAAAAGTTGAAGTACTTAAGAGAGGACCATAGGAAGGTTCTCTTTTTTTGTTCATTTTAATAAGTGTAACTGCTTGAAACGTTAGATAATAGAGCGGGACTATACATTGTTATCCATCAAATGTAACTAAATATTTACTTCAATTTAACTATAAATATATAATTTCACATTATATTTACTCTAAATTTACAATGATTTCGTATGATAGAAATGTGTTTAAAATACAATTTTTAGGAGGAAGAAAGCACAATGAAGAAATTTATGCGTAAAATGGGTACATTGGCAATGACTTTAGCTGTAGCTTTAGGTACATTTGCACCTGCATTTACAGCGCAAGCTCAAGAGCCAGTTGAGTTGGTGTTCTGGCATGCAATGGGCGGAAATCTAGGAGAGGCCTTACAAGCTATTGTAGATCAGTTTAATGAGTCTCAAGATGGTATCCATGTCACTGCACAATATCAAGGATCTTATGATGAAACGTTAACGAAATTACGTTCACAAGCATCCGGTTCAGAAGTTGGAGCAGACTTAGTTCAAGTATTTGAAGTAGGTACAACTTTCATGATTGATTCAGGTTTAACTGTACCTGTACAAGACTATATCGACAAAACAGGTTACAACGTGGAACAAATTGAACCTAACTTAGCAGCCTTCTATACAATTGATGACAAGTTGTATTCAATGCCTTTTAACTCATCAACGCCATTGTTATACTACAATGCCGATATCTTTGAAGCAGCTGGTGTTGAAGTACCAACTACTTTAGAAGGAATCATTGAAGTAGGTCCACAATTAGTTGAAGCAGGGGCTGCTATGCCAGCATCTATTTCAATCTATGGATGGTGGATTGACCAATTCTTCTCTAAGCAACAAGAAGATATCTTCAATAATGGCAATGGACGTGAAGGAGTTCCAACTGAAACCGCATTCGTTGATAGTGGCGCGATGGAAAAAACACTTGCTATGTGGCAACGTGGTCAAGATGAAGGTATGATGCCAAATGTTGGACGCAATGGTGGCCAGCCTGAATTTGT
This region of Suicoccus acidiformans genomic DNA includes:
- a CDS encoding DUF1934 domain-containing protein, which encodes MERKQVRVIVEQTINYIDQDLQESFKVDIIGEYLSLRSFRKVNYHDNEGLPIEVKWQVHPTAETYLVDIKQPAYDLRFNPVSITQSQYQTPAGLWLLDVETKAIEILEEASKQEINIYYQISLGSETLADYHFRLLLLD
- the rpoE gene encoding DNA-directed RNA polymerase subunit delta, coding for MELKTFVGENIDELSMIEVAFAILEESGEVYEFNDLLATIQDYLNMSEAELEARMARFYTDLNIDGRFISLGENRWGLRAWYAIDSIDEEIINSIDDDDLPRRRRRKKTRKLNAFDEDMIDYNEDDPEDIDDIYDEDYDEDDEEDEDEGLDGLDVVDMDDMNDEDDSADEELTVYASDLDELGEDEVSLDDDLEFSDDDDEESDEDEEEDEEEDL
- a CDS encoding ABC transporter substrate-binding protein, whose protein sequence is MKKFMRKMGTLAMTLAVALGTFAPAFTAQAQEPVELVFWHAMGGNLGEALQAIVDQFNESQDGIHVTAQYQGSYDETLTKLRSQASGSEVGADLVQVFEVGTTFMIDSGLTVPVQDYIDKTGYNVEQIEPNLAAFYTIDDKLYSMPFNSSTPLLYYNADIFEAAGVEVPTTLEGIIEVGPQLVEAGAAMPASISIYGWWIDQFFSKQQEDIFNNGNGREGVPTETAFVDSGAMEKTLAMWQRGQDEGMMPNVGRNGGQPEFVSGQAAMTFASTASLRQILTEVDGRFEVGTAYFPGVDAEDEGGVSIGGASLWMIDSGDDAKKDATWEFIQFLISPEIQAQWNAATGYFPVTTAAHEEQAFKDNLAEFPQFQTAIDQLHDSAPEDQGALSGVNQEARQIYEAELENMLNGQSTPAEAAQKMAEQVNAALENYNAANQ